Genomic DNA from Candidatus Koribacter versatilis Ellin345:
CTGATGACGGTGGTTCCAGCGCGGGTGGCGGGGGTGGAGAGGGTCGTTGTGGTATCGCCGAACCCGGCACGAGAGACGCTGGCAGCTGCGTACCTCTTGGGCGTTGGGGAGTTCTACCGGATCGGCGGCGCGCAGGCTGTGGCGGCGCTGGCGTACGGAACTGAGTCAGTCGAGCGGGTTGCGAAGATCGTGGGCCCCGGAAACATCTTCGTGACCACAGCGAAAAAGTTGGTGGCCTTCGATTGTGCGATCGACATGCTAGCAGGCCCTACAGAAGCCGCGATCGTGAGTGAGCGCGGGAATGCGCGCTTTATCGCTGCTGATCTTGTGGCGCAGGCAGAACATGATCCCGAGACCATGGTGGCGTTCTTTACGACGTCTCCCTCGCTGGCGGACGCGGTGAAAAAGCAAGTGGCGCTACTGGCAGCAAAGAACACGATTGCGCGAAAAGCGCTTGCGACTCGCGGTTACATTTTCGTCGCGCAGGATATTGCGCAAGCGATGGAGGCCGCGAACCAATTCGCTTCGGAGCACTTGACGGTCGATGAAGATCTTCTCGAAACCGTATCCAGCGCGGGATCGGTGTTCGTGGGAGACTACTCGGCGCAATCGTTCGGTGACTACGCGAGTGGGCCGAACCATGTGCTGCCGACAGGCGGGCTGGCGCGAGTGCGTGGCGGTTTGAGCGTGCTCGACTACGTGAAAATCATCACGGTGCAAAAGATTTCGCGAAAGGGACTGCGCGCGCTCGCGCCCATCGCTGAGACGCTCGCAGCTGCGGAGGGTCTCGTCGCGCACGGGCAATCGGTGGCGATTCGGAGGGCGAATGCTTAAGGCGCGAGAGACCGTGCAGTCGCTGCCGACGTATCATCCGCCGCTCGGTGGGCGCGAGGGCCTGCGGCTCGACTTCAACGAGAATACGGTGGGATGCTCGCCGCGCGTGGCCGAAAAGCTGCGAGAGATCTCGCGAGACGCTCTGGCACGTTATCCCGAACGGGGAGCGGTCGAAGCGACCGTTGCGGAATTTCTGGGGCGAAACGTCGATGAAGTCCTGCTCACGAACGGCGTGGATGAAGGCATCCACCTGCTGTGCGAGACCTATCTTGAACCGGGCGACGAGGTGTTGATCGTGGTGCCGACGTTCGCGATGTACGAGATTTACGCACGGGCAACGGGAGCAAAGGTCATTAGCATTCCGGCGGGCGAGGATTTTGTTTTCCCCACCGATGCCGTGCTCTCTGCGATTTCGCCTCGCACGCGGCTCATCGCCATCGCAAATCCGAACAATCCGACGGGCACGGCGGTTTCGAGAGCTGACTTGCTGACGATCGCGGAAGCCGCGCCCCACGCGGCGTTGCTCGTCGATGAAGCGTACTTCGAATTCCACGATAAGACGATGGTTGGCGACATCGCCCAAGTGCCGAATCTCTTTATCGCGCGAACGTTTTCGAAGGCCTACGGGCTGGCTGGTCTACGCATAGGAATCCTTGCTGGAGAAGCGGGACAAATGACAATGGTGCGACGCGTGAGTTCCCCTTACAACGTGAACGCCGCGGCGCTCGCTTGTTTGCCAGAGGCGCTCGCAGATTCGGAGTACGTGTCGCAGTATGTGCGGGAGAGTGTGACTAACCGCAGGCGGCTGGAAGAGTTTTTTGCCGCAGAAGGAATTCCCTTCTGGCCAAGCCGGGCGAATTTCGTTTTGGCCAGGTTCGACGAGCTTCGCGTGCCATTTGTAAAAGGAATGCGCGAACGAGGAATTCTAGTGAGAGATCGCAACAGCGACTACGGATGTGCTGGGTGCGTGCGCGTCACGGCGGGAACCGAGTCACAAATGGATTTGCTGTTCGAGGCGATGAAGGACGTTTTGCGCGACTTGCGCCAAGGACAGGTTCGATGAGGAAGGCAACGCTCGACCGGAATACCGCCGAAACCAAGATCCACCTGGAATTGCACGTGGACGGCAAGGGCAAGTATGAGATTTCGACGGGCATCCGGTTCTTTGATCACATGCTCGAGCTCTTCACGCGGCATGGCGCGTTCGATGTAACGCTGCGATGCGAGGGCGACCTCGACGTCGACCAGCATCACACCGTGGAAGATGTGGGGATCGCATTGGGGCAGGCGTTCACGCAGGCTCTCGGCAGCAAGATGGGTATCCTGCGCGCCGGATATTTCGTGATGCCCATGGACGAGACGCTGGCTGTGGCCGCCGTGGACTTAAGTGGACGAAGCGCATATGCGGTGGACACAAAAGTAAAAGTCAGGATTGTAGGCGACTTGCAGACGGAGTTGGTCGACGACTTCTTCGAAGGATTCAGCCGCGGAGCGCTGGCGAATGTACACATCAAGGTGATGTACGGGCGTTCGAACCATCACAAGATTGAAGCTTCGTTCAAGGCATTTGCGCGAGCGCTGCGGTTCGCATGCGCCAAAGACAAGAGGCTGGCAAAAGTGCTGCCGAGCACGAAGGGACTGTTGTGATCGCAATTGTTGATTACGGCGCCGGCAATCTGACTTCAGTGGCCAAGGCATTGCGGCATCTTGGAGCACTGGTTGAGATTACT
This window encodes:
- the hisD gene encoding histidinol dehydrogenase; translated protein: MRILRLEKSSGLLAKLAARGMADASRVEPVVRKIVVDVRKNGDAALRRYASKLDGLGKTAALRVSTEELKSAWDATRSEFKQAIRAAAKNIERFARWQMPKSWTRDAGDGIELGQIIRPIESVGCYVPGGRYPLPSTVLMTVVPARVAGVERVVVVSPNPARETLAAAYLLGVGEFYRIGGAQAVAALAYGTESVERVAKIVGPGNIFVTTAKKLVAFDCAIDMLAGPTEAAIVSERGNARFIAADLVAQAEHDPETMVAFFTTSPSLADAVKKQVALLAAKNTIARKALATRGYIFVAQDIAQAMEAANQFASEHLTVDEDLLETVSSAGSVFVGDYSAQSFGDYASGPNHVLPTGGLARVRGGLSVLDYVKIITVQKISRKGLRALAPIAETLAAAEGLVAHGQSVAIRRANA
- the hisC gene encoding histidinol-phosphate transaminase, which encodes MLKARETVQSLPTYHPPLGGREGLRLDFNENTVGCSPRVAEKLREISRDALARYPERGAVEATVAEFLGRNVDEVLLTNGVDEGIHLLCETYLEPGDEVLIVVPTFAMYEIYARATGAKVISIPAGEDFVFPTDAVLSAISPRTRLIAIANPNNPTGTAVSRADLLTIAEAAPHAALLVDEAYFEFHDKTMVGDIAQVPNLFIARTFSKAYGLAGLRIGILAGEAGQMTMVRRVSSPYNVNAAALACLPEALADSEYVSQYVRESVTNRRRLEEFFAAEGIPFWPSRANFVLARFDELRVPFVKGMRERGILVRDRNSDYGCAGCVRVTAGTESQMDLLFEAMKDVLRDLRQGQVR
- the hisB gene encoding imidazoleglycerol-phosphate dehydratase HisB; translated protein: MRKATLDRNTAETKIHLELHVDGKGKYEISTGIRFFDHMLELFTRHGAFDVTLRCEGDLDVDQHHTVEDVGIALGQAFTQALGSKMGILRAGYFVMPMDETLAVAAVDLSGRSAYAVDTKVKVRIVGDLQTELVDDFFEGFSRGALANVHIKVMYGRSNHHKIEASFKAFARALRFACAKDKRLAKVLPSTKGLL